The DNA segment AGGAGCTGGCGAAACACACGGTGCGCCGGTACCCGCACCGCCACGCTGTCCTTGCCCGCCGTCACGATTGCCGGGATCGCGTCGGTCTTCGGCAGCACGAGTGTGAGCGGTCCCGGCCAGAACGCTGCGGCGAGCCGGCGCGCGGAGTCATTGGGCCGGCAGACCTCCGGCAACTGCTTCGCCGCGTACAGGTGCACGATCAGCGGATCGTTGGCCGGCCGGCGCTTCGCGCGGAAGATGCCGCGGCACGCCTTCGCATCGAGCGCGTTGGCGGCAAGGCCATACACCGTTTCGGTCGGCGCGGCGACGAGTTCGCCCGCGCGGAGCTTGCGGGCCAGCAGCGCGAGATTGCGCGGGGTCGGCCGGAGCGTGCGGGCGGAGACTGGCTTGGTCACGACATGAAAAAGGCCGGAGTGGTGACTCCGGCCTGAAAGAGAACGTGCGCCGGCGCGTTACTGCGCGAGCAGCATGTTGCGCGAGTGCTTGATCGTGCGGGTGACCGCGCGCTGGTGCTTCGCGGAAAGGCCCGTGTACTTGCGCGGCAGAATCTTGCCCGTGTCAGTGACGTACCGGCTCATCGCCTGCGGCTGGGTGAACGGGATTTCCGCGGGCGTGGGAGTCTGCTGCTTCTGTTCGGTCGTGCTCATGCTTGAAAAGGAAGGGAGAAGCTGGAGTCCGTGCCGGCAGTGTCAACCTGCATTTTTGCCGCTCCGAGCGCCAAACCGCACCTGCCGCGTAACTCGCTGTGCAATAGATTATAACCATCAAGTCGGCAGTCGTTCTCGCCCTGCGGGCCAGTGGTGGCTCCCCGGGGACTGACGGCTTCGCGTCCGCTCCGGGCTGCCCCCGTGGACCGTTTCGCGTTCTTGCCCATCTGCCCCTTCGTTTCCGTGTCCTCCGCCGGGCCCAGCGTTCTCCGCGGTTGCGGCCACGGCTTGGCCGGGCGGTTGTGCCGGCCGCGGTTCATCTGCCTCGTGCATCCACCATCCCAAATCGGGGACGCGAAATCCCACTCTCGGGACGTTCTCAGGTGCAAAACAGCTGAGGGCCGTAAGCGCTGCTGATTTCGCCCGTTCGGCCAATAGGAAGCAGCCTGCCATTCGTCGGTAATACGGCACCGTTCTCTTTCTGGAACATCGCGTGCTCGTCCACCGAACTCCCAGCGCGTCGTCGGCCCCCGGCTCCAATCCACCTCGTCCTGCGGTTCGCGGCGTCGCTTTTCTCCCCCGCTTCGTCGTTTCCAGCGCCTCCTTCCATGTCTGTCCTGTGCCTCGCCCGTCGTTTCCTCTGCAAAGACCGCGCGTTCTCCGCGCTCGCGATCTTTGTCCTCACCCTCGGCATCGGCGGCGTCGCCACGATGATCAGCGTGATCAATGGCCTGCTGCTGCGGCTCCCGGATTTTCCCGCCGCCGAGCAGCTCGTGAGCGTCAGCCTCTTTGACACGGTGCGCAACCGCAGCACCGGCGGAGCCGCCGCGGCGGACTACCTCGACTGGCAGGCGCACCAGCGCTCCTTCCAGGAACTCGCGCTCTTCGGCGCCCGCCTCAGCATCAACATCACGCACGACGACGTGCCGCGCCGCTACGGCGGTGTGTACGTGACGCACAACTTCTTCCGCACGCTAGGCGTGCAGCCGATGCTGGGCCGCGATTTCACGCCCGCCGATGACCAGCCGGGCGCGGCCAAGGTGATCATCATCAGCCACCGTGCGTGGCTGGATGAGTTTGGCGGGCAACCCTCGGTCGTGGGCGAGCACGTGCAGGTCAACGGCCGCGTGGGCACGATCATCGGCGTCATGCCGCCCGACTTCGGGTTCCCGTATCGCGAGCAGGTGTGGACTCCTCTCTTTGCCGAGTTCGCCGGCCGCGCGCGCACCGATCCGCAGGCATTCGGCGGCAACGTCCTCGGCCGGCTCCAGCCCGATGTCTCGCTCAACCAGGCCTCCGCCGAGCTCGGCACCTTCGCGCGCCGCCTCGCGGTCGAATTCCCGCAAACCAACCGCGCGCTCACCGCGGTCGAGCTCCTGCCCCTTACCCAGACCTTCCTCGGCCCGCAGATGCGCCAGTTGCTGCTGATCATGCTCGGGGCCGTCGTGGTGGTGCTCCTGATCGCCTGCGTGAACGTCATGAACATGCAGTTCGCCCGCGCCACCCGCCGCGCGCGCGATCTCGCCGTGTGCAGCGCCCTCGGCGCCGGCCGCTGGCAGCTCATGCGCCAGATGCTCGTCGAAAGCCTGACCCTCACCACCTGCGGCGCGGTCGCCGGCACGCTGCTCGCGGTCTGGACGACCGGCCTGATGCTGCAACACTCGCGCTCCCTGCCCGTGCCGCCTCCCGCGTGGGTTTCCTTCACCCCCGACTGGCGCGTCCTCGCCGCAATCATCGGCGTCACGGTCGTCGCCGCGCTCGCCTCCGGCCTCGTGCCCGCCTGGCTCGCCTCGCGGATCAGCCCGCTCACGCTCCTGCGCGAGGGCGGCCGCGGCAGCACCAACCGCCGCACGCACCGCATCGTCCGCGGGCTCGTGGTCGTCCAGATCGCCCTCACCACCGCGCTGCTCGTCGTATCCACGTTCATGATCCGCTCGATGGTGAATCAGCAGCGGATCAACTGGGGCTACGACACGTCCTCCGTCCTGGCCGCGCGCGTGACGCTGTTCCAGGCCGACTATCCGACGCCCGAGGCGCTCGCGCGCCACTACGACCGCATTCTCGACACGCTGCGCGGCGACCCGCACTTCACCCACGCGGCGCTCTCCACCCGGTTCCGCATGGCGATTTCCAACCGCGCGCCGTTCGAACTCGAGGGCGGCGACTACAGCGACAGCCGGCCGCGTCCGACCGCCGCGGTGGAGAACGTCACCGACGGCTACTTCGACGCGCTCGGCCTGAAGCTCGCCGCCGGGCGTGACTTTGCGCGGACCGACACGTTCGACGCGCCGCGCGTCATCATCGTCAACACGCAGTTCGCCCGCCGCCACTTCGGCACCGACAATCCGCTCGGCCGCCGCGTGCGCCTCGCGCCGCCGAATGCCCCGCCGGGGCCGTGGCTCACGATCGTCGGCGTCGCGCCC comes from the Opitutus sp. ER46 genome and includes:
- the rpsR gene encoding 30S ribosomal protein S18, yielding MSTTEQKQQTPTPAEIPFTQPQAMSRYVTDTGKILPRKYTGLSAKHQRAVTRTIKHSRNMLLAQ
- a CDS encoding ABC transporter permease: MSVLCLARRFLCKDRAFSALAIFVLTLGIGGVATMISVINGLLLRLPDFPAAEQLVSVSLFDTVRNRSTGGAAAADYLDWQAHQRSFQELALFGARLSINITHDDVPRRYGGVYVTHNFFRTLGVQPMLGRDFTPADDQPGAAKVIIISHRAWLDEFGGQPSVVGEHVQVNGRVGTIIGVMPPDFGFPYREQVWTPLFAEFAGRARTDPQAFGGNVLGRLQPDVSLNQASAELGTFARRLAVEFPQTNRALTAVELLPLTQTFLGPQMRQLLLIMLGAVVVVLLIACVNVMNMQFARATRRARDLAVCSALGAGRWQLMRQMLVESLTLTTCGAVAGTLLAVWTTGLMLQHSRSLPVPPPAWVSFTPDWRVLAAIIGVTVVAALASGLVPAWLASRISPLTLLREGGRGSTNRRTHRIVRGLVVVQIALTTALLVVSTFMIRSMVNQQRINWGYDTSSVLAARVTLFQADYPTPEALARHYDRILDTLRGDPHFTHAALSTRFRMAISNRAPFELEGGDYSDSRPRPTAAVENVTDGYFDALGLKLAAGRDFARTDTFDAPRVIIVNTQFARRHFGTDNPLGRRVRLAPPNAPPGPWLTIVGVAPDTHMEGPTDGVADGCGIFQPLSQAPARWITLVVRGRAPALTLAEPLRQAMARLDRNQPVYQINTVDRLIDGTYTQNRQLASLFSIFGGVAMLLAAVGLYGVMSFAVSQRTNEYGIRMALGADAGTILRMILREGAVQLGYGLLFGLALALALMSLGTSFLQSFLFGVSRADPFVWGTTIALLSVAAFVACLAPALRATRVDPVDALRAD